One Alphaproteobacteria bacterium HT1-32 genomic region harbors:
- a CDS encoding MBL fold metallo-hydrolase, translated as MSFKVKFWGVRGSIACPSASHVIYGGNTSCIQMVCGGRHLIFDAGTGIRNLGIELIRQDVKFATLMLTHTHWDHINGFPFFGPAFNPNWNLPVLAGHLHDKNGVENVIRIQMANPMFPVPLEAMQAKLSFEDFKAGETFTLYDDIVVKTVNLNHPNDATGYRVEYGGHAACFITDTEHVPGKPDENILQLIEGADLVIYDSTYTEEEFPAKVGWGHSTWEEGLKLCQMAKAKKFAIFHHDPDHNDKFMAALEQEARGRWDGVLVARDNMELTLG; from the coding sequence ATGAGCTTCAAAGTGAAGTTCTGGGGAGTTCGGGGCAGCATCGCATGTCCGTCGGCAAGTCATGTCATCTATGGCGGCAACACCAGTTGCATCCAGATGGTCTGTGGTGGCCGACATCTGATATTCGACGCCGGTACCGGTATCCGCAATCTGGGAATCGAACTGATCCGTCAGGACGTCAAGTTTGCGACCCTGATGCTGACCCACACACACTGGGATCACATCAACGGATTTCCGTTTTTCGGTCCTGCATTCAATCCAAACTGGAATCTGCCGGTTCTTGCCGGGCATCTGCATGACAAGAATGGCGTCGAGAATGTCATTCGTATCCAGATGGCAAATCCGATGTTTCCGGTACCTCTGGAAGCCATGCAGGCAAAGCTGTCTTTTGAAGATTTCAAAGCCGGCGAAACCTTCACGCTGTACGATGATATCGTCGTCAAGACCGTCAATCTGAATCACCCCAATGATGCGACCGGCTATCGGGTTGAATATGGCGGACACGCTGCCTGTTTCATTACGGATACCGAGCATGTGCCGGGTAAACCGGATGAGAACATCCTCCAGCTTATCGAAGGTGCTGACCTTGTCATCTATGACAGCACCTATACGGAAGAAGAATTCCCGGCAAAGGTTGGCTGGGGACATTCAACCTGGGAAGAGGGGCTGAAGCTCTGCCAGATGGCCAAGGCGAAGAAATTTGCCATCTTCCATCATGATCCGGACCACAACGACAAATTCATGGCGGCTCTGGAGCAGGAAGCCCGCGGTCGCTGGGACGGTGTACTCGTTGCCCGCGACAATATGGAACTGACACTCGGCTGA
- a CDS encoding OmpA family protein — MAGNNRFTNPGNGDDNDEDWLTTYADAITLLMAFFVLTTSISKVDLEAFEQINEGIKKQINTKTSETSPTREFREEVKAVAENNSVSDQVSVSADSDSINMDLAGRSFFKPGSAELTAEAPPFLDDIGGMLTEERYQRFRLDVQGHTDDSPISTERFPSNWELSAARASAVVRYLNGIGIASERMRATGFADTIPKVPNRDPQGNPIQVNQEENRRITIRIFPR, encoded by the coding sequence ATGGCCGGGAACAACAGATTCACGAACCCCGGTAATGGCGATGATAATGATGAAGACTGGCTGACGACCTATGCCGATGCCATCACTCTGCTTATGGCTTTCTTTGTCCTGACCACCTCCATCTCGAAGGTCGATCTGGAAGCTTTCGAGCAGATCAATGAAGGTATCAAGAAGCAGATCAATACAAAAACCAGCGAAACCAGCCCGACACGGGAATTCCGGGAGGAAGTCAAAGCGGTTGCCGAGAACAACAGTGTCAGTGATCAGGTCTCGGTGTCTGCCGATTCAGATTCGATCAATATGGATCTTGCCGGTCGTTCCTTCTTCAAGCCCGGCTCTGCCGAATTAACAGCAGAAGCCCCGCCTTTTCTGGATGATATCGGCGGCATGTTAACTGAAGAACGGTATCAGAGATTCCGGCTGGATGTTCAGGGGCACACAGATGACAGCCCGATCAGCACGGAACGGTTTCCGTCGAACTGGGAACTGTCAGCGGCGCGGGCCTCTGCCGTCGTGCGATATCTGAACGGTATTGGAATTGCGTCGGAACGGATGCGGGCAACCGGTTTTGCGGACACCATTCCAAAAGTGCCTAATCGTGATCCTCAGGGAAACCCGATACAGGTCAATCAGGAAGAAAACCGGCGTATCACCATCCGGATATTCCCACGCTAG
- a CDS encoding flagellar motor protein MotA → MSFGTIIGVFVGFGLFIVAILLSTDNIFIFLNLQSFLLVIGGTLAAMFISYEARYVWLSLVAIWQILRAPAITRNVLTSEIGRIIRWGYVVQRNGLIALEQDLGKLRQEDSFLTFGVELVVSGYSGEEVRENMTNTVETTFQRNTVPANILKAMASTCPAFGMIGTLIGLVIMLDNMQDPSAIGPGLAIALITTLYGVIFSRLIFLPAALKIQQRQEIGRFRNFLVTEGLSMLADRRGPRYIQDRMNSYLDPSIHFQIDQQVSRTEAS, encoded by the coding sequence ATGTCGTTCGGGACAATCATTGGCGTATTCGTCGGCTTTGGCCTTTTCATCGTGGCCATTCTGCTCAGTACCGACAATATTTTTATCTTCCTGAACTTACAGAGTTTTCTGCTGGTTATCGGTGGCACTCTGGCCGCCATGTTTATCTCCTATGAAGCGCGATATGTCTGGCTTTCGCTGGTTGCGATCTGGCAAATCCTGCGTGCACCGGCAATCACCCGCAATGTCCTGACGTCAGAAATTGGCCGGATCATTCGCTGGGGCTATGTGGTCCAGCGCAACGGCCTGATCGCACTGGAACAGGATCTCGGTAAACTTCGGCAGGAGGATTCTTTCCTGACCTTCGGTGTTGAGCTCGTCGTCAGCGGATATTCGGGCGAGGAAGTTCGTGAAAACATGACGAATACGGTCGAGACCACATTCCAGCGTAATACGGTGCCTGCAAATATTCTGAAAGCAATGGCTTCAACCTGTCCGGCCTTTGGCATGATCGGAACCCTGATTGGACTGGTGATCATGCTGGATAACATGCAGGACCCCTCGGCCATCGGACCGGGGCTCGCCATTGCCCTGATCACCACGCTTTATGGTGTGATTTTCTCCCGGCTCATTTTCCTGCCGGCCGCGCTAAAAATACAGCAGCGCCAGGAAATTGGCCGCTTCCGGAATTTCCTGGTAACCGAAGGTCTCAGCATGTTGGCTGACCGCCGGGGCCCCCGCTACATTCAGGATCGCATGAACAGCTATCTGGACCCGTCGATCCATTTCCAGATTGATCAGCAGGTCAGCCGGACCGAGGCATCCTGA
- a CDS encoding HlyD family type I secretion periplasmic adaptor subunit: MKCCRGCSALSDRRPRLQQIRLQRRSLQNQQHPLPRRHSQRNDIIMTTLDNLVHEHPLPTFRPVAWSIMALLAAFVGWASWAQLDEVAVATAEVVPQGKIKTIQHLEGGIVEEIFVREGDVVKIGDPLVQLDLALGGANKEEIQVRIDALELNKARLTSEASGSDLVFPQDVADRRPDMVSAERRTFLARQAELAQTLEVLKRQIEQRELEIEEIQATLTGKEASSRSALRQLEQSQRLRKNNLISEFEHLGIVREYETLKGERDSLTASIPRATSALAEARQRLEEVRLKFGREAEEELGKVEASLERNRELMRQADSQELRTEIRSPIDGVVKNLGFNTIGGVVRPGDPIMEIVPTGDSLVIEAKLRPVDRGYVEVGQKATVKISTYDYSRYGGLDGVVIQVAPDSSTEEDGTPFFRVIVKTEKTYLGDIPGNFPITPGMEATVDIHTGSKSVVDYLVKPVLKLRHEAFRER; encoded by the coding sequence ATGAAGTGCTGCCGAGGCTGTTCGGCTCTAAGCGACAGAAGGCCCAGACTACAGCAAATTCGGTTGCAGCGTCGGAGCCTGCAAAACCAGCAACACCCCCTGCCCCGGCGGCACAGTCAGCGGAATGACATAATCATGACGACGCTTGATAACCTTGTTCACGAACATCCGTTGCCAACCTTCCGGCCGGTTGCCTGGAGCATCATGGCATTGCTTGCAGCATTTGTCGGCTGGGCTTCCTGGGCGCAGCTCGATGAAGTTGCCGTGGCGACAGCAGAGGTGGTTCCGCAGGGCAAGATCAAGACCATCCAGCATCTTGAAGGCGGCATTGTTGAGGAAATTTTCGTTCGTGAAGGCGATGTTGTGAAGATTGGTGATCCTCTGGTGCAACTGGATCTGGCTCTGGGTGGTGCCAACAAGGAAGAAATTCAGGTCCGTATTGATGCGCTTGAGCTGAACAAGGCCCGGCTGACGTCAGAAGCCAGCGGCAGTGACCTGGTCTTCCCGCAGGATGTGGCTGACCGGCGGCCGGATATGGTTTCTGCTGAACGCCGGACCTTCCTTGCCCGTCAGGCCGAGCTTGCACAGACCCTCGAAGTGCTGAAACGCCAGATTGAACAGCGGGAACTTGAAATCGAGGAAATTCAGGCAACGCTTACCGGCAAGGAGGCCTCATCGAGGTCCGCCCTGCGCCAGCTGGAGCAATCCCAGCGCTTGCGCAAGAACAACCTGATCTCGGAATTCGAACATCTCGGCATCGTTCGCGAGTATGAAACACTGAAGGGCGAACGGGACAGCCTGACGGCCTCTATTCCACGGGCCACATCCGCCCTCGCGGAAGCGCGCCAGCGGCTGGAGGAAGTCCGCCTGAAATTCGGACGGGAAGCAGAGGAGGAACTGGGCAAGGTTGAAGCGTCACTGGAACGTAACCGGGAGTTGATGCGTCAGGCAGACTCCCAGGAACTGCGCACAGAGATCCGGAGCCCGATTGACGGGGTGGTCAAAAATCTCGGTTTCAACACCATAGGCGGTGTTGTGCGTCCGGGAGATCCGATCATGGAGATCGTACCCACAGGTGATTCCCTCGTTATTGAGGCTAAACTGCGTCCTGTAGACCGTGGCTATGTCGAGGTCGGGCAGAAAGCGACGGTCAAGATCAGCACCTATGATTATTCACGATATGGCGGCCTTGACGGGGTTGTTATTCAGGTCGCGCCCGATTCTTCTACGGAAGAGGATGGCACCCCTTTCTTCAGAGTTATCGTGAAAACAGAGAAAACCTATCTTGGTGATATTCCCGGCAACTTCCCGATCACGCCGGGGATGGAAGCAACGGTGGATATTCATACCGGGTCGAAGTCGGTTGTCGATTATCTCGTCAAGCCGGTACTGAAACTGCGACATGAAGCCTTTCGTGAACGCTAG
- a CDS encoding ATP-binding cassette domain-containing protein has protein sequence MAEKSTKSLAWLKPVLKPVRGVFREVLLISFFVTILALAVPVFVLQVYDRVVFHQGFSTLQGLAVGMALVLLFDFLLKQTRARIMQTIALRVDVQVGRLLFNKIMALPMRSLESRPTAFWQTLFRDVEMVRNTLSGAPAVLLADLPFVFMFLGLVMVIAGPIAWVLLVAVPLFCLLAWRSAAALNDANQAERKAGLSRDAMIAEMIGGRTTIKALALDHAMRPLWEERQAETIEQSVSRGSKNDRYVNLGQTLTLLTTVGLTTVGALAIINQDITMGSLIATNMLAGRLLGPLNQLVGSWRTFAQFKQAGQRLGELFHEEEELQEAPIAHKRPTGELILENIVFSYDPQGQNPIVDGIRLGIKPGGLTAIVGRNGCGKTTLLKILQGLYKPTEGRVLLDGADISQFTRRELATWIGYVPQECVLFQGTIRENIAHGRPGATDEDILEASKLSSVHDFIVDLPNGYGTQVGEAGTQLSGGQRQRLAIARALVGNPAVLLLDEPSASLDRQTEEEFKLTLANLARDHTVLVVTHSPILLSACHNVIALDKGKVSLAGPSHEVLPRLFGSKRQKAQTTANSVAASEPAKPATPPAPAAQSAE, from the coding sequence ATGGCTGAAAAATCGACCAAATCTCTGGCGTGGCTGAAGCCGGTCTTGAAACCGGTACGGGGTGTATTCCGCGAAGTCCTGCTGATCTCTTTTTTCGTCACCATTCTGGCACTGGCAGTGCCTGTATTCGTGCTTCAGGTCTATGACCGTGTTGTCTTTCATCAGGGGTTCAGCACCCTGCAGGGACTGGCTGTGGGCATGGCACTGGTGCTGCTGTTTGATTTCCTGCTGAAACAAACCCGTGCCCGGATCATGCAGACCATTGCCCTGCGGGTGGATGTTCAGGTCGGCCGGCTGCTGTTCAATAAGATCATGGCCCTGCCCATGCGGTCGCTGGAATCACGACCGACAGCGTTCTGGCAAACTCTCTTCCGTGATGTCGAGATGGTGCGCAATACTCTGTCCGGTGCGCCGGCTGTGCTGCTTGCCGATCTGCCCTTTGTCTTCATGTTCCTTGGTCTCGTGATGGTGATCGCCGGGCCGATTGCCTGGGTTCTGCTGGTGGCGGTCCCGCTTTTCTGCCTTCTGGCCTGGCGTTCAGCCGCTGCCCTGAATGACGCCAATCAGGCAGAACGAAAGGCCGGGCTGAGCCGTGATGCGATGATCGCAGAGATGATTGGCGGCAGAACAACAATCAAGGCTCTGGCACTCGATCATGCCATGCGTCCGCTTTGGGAAGAGCGTCAGGCAGAGACCATTGAGCAGTCGGTGTCACGGGGCAGCAAGAATGACCGTTATGTCAATCTGGGGCAGACCCTGACCTTGCTGACGACCGTCGGCCTCACGACGGTCGGAGCTCTCGCGATCATCAATCAGGACATCACAATGGGATCGCTGATCGCAACAAACATGCTGGCCGGGCGACTGCTCGGTCCGCTGAACCAGCTTGTTGGCAGCTGGCGGACCTTTGCCCAGTTCAAGCAGGCCGGTCAGCGGCTGGGAGAACTGTTTCATGAAGAAGAAGAACTGCAGGAAGCGCCAATTGCGCACAAACGTCCGACAGGCGAACTGATCCTCGAAAATATTGTTTTCAGCTATGACCCGCAGGGGCAAAACCCGATCGTCGACGGCATTCGTCTGGGTATAAAACCGGGCGGTCTGACGGCGATCGTCGGTCGGAATGGATGTGGCAAGACCACATTGCTGAAAATTCTTCAGGGGCTCTACAAGCCGACTGAAGGACGTGTGTTGCTGGACGGCGCAGATATCAGCCAGTTCACCCGTCGTGAGCTGGCAACATGGATTGGCTATGTTCCTCAGGAATGCGTGCTGTTTCAGGGAACCATTCGCGAGAATATCGCACATGGCAGACCGGGGGCGACTGACGAAGACATTCTGGAAGCATCAAAACTGTCCTCGGTGCATGACTTCATCGTTGATCTGCCAAACGGTTACGGGACGCAGGTGGGTGAAGCCGGGACGCAATTATCGGGTGGTCAGCGGCAGCGACTGGCGATTGCCCGTGCGCTTGTCGGTAATCCGGCGGTTCTGTTGCTGGATGAACCAAGTGCCAGTCTGGACCGGCAGACAGAAGAAGAATTCAAGCTGACGCTGGCAAACCTTGCCCGCGATCATACGGTGCTTGTTGTAACCCACAGCCCGATCCTGCTGTCAGCCTGTCACAATGTGATTGCCCTGGACAAGGGTAAGGTCTCGCTGGCGGGTCCCTCCCATGAAGTGCTGCCGAGGCTGTTCGGCTCTAAGCGACAGAAGGCCCAGACTACAGCAAATTCGGTTGCAGCGTCGGAGCCTGCAAAACCAGCAACACCCCCTGCCCCGGCGGCACAGTCAGCGGAATGA